The proteins below come from a single Poecilia reticulata strain Guanapo linkage group LG5, Guppy_female_1.0+MT, whole genome shotgun sequence genomic window:
- the LOC103465390 gene encoding extended synaptotagmin-1-like — protein MQDDKPESTEAKGAEGPGASGAGDKALSNVREAETTKPKGISAVAVLWTFGKCLSALLPVYLAGYYRVSTSLLVCGMMVYTGWKHAREAKEERLRSAMQLLDDEEEYTSMKSSKIRRDLPAWVNFPDVEKVEWLNKVLQQVWPFVGQYLEKLLMETIAPSIRASSAHLQTLSFTKVDMGDKAMKVVGIKAHTENDKGQVLLDLYISYVGNVEINVEVKRYFCKAGVKGIQLHGMMRVILEPLIGDVPIVGAVTMFFIRRPKLDINWTGLTNLLDVPGLNVMSDSMIMDAIASFLVLPNRLVVPLVPGLHVAQLRCPLPRGVVRIHLLEAQNLVAKDNYVKGVMAGLSDPYAILRVGPQTFTSKHIDNTDCPKWGEMYEVIVHEVPGQELEVEVYDKDTDKDDFLGRTKLDLGIVKKSIAVDDWFTLKDTPSGRVHFKLEWLALQPNTEQLEQVLKRNESVTSKNSNPPSSAILVVYLDKAEALPMKKGNKEPNPMVQISVRGTTRDSKICYTTVNPEWEEAFTFFIPDPRTQDINIQVKDADRVQTLGSLTIPLSRVLETSHLSLDQWFQLENAGSASRIYINAVLRVLWLDEDRISAEVSSNLAAGLSKQLAHQSSPHPSFATEGLLRIHLLAGQNLVPKDNLMGGMVKGKSDPYVKLNIGGETFTSQVIKGNLNPTWNEMYEVILTQLPGQELHVEVFDKDMDMKDDFMGRLKMSLKDITDSQYMDQWYTLSDVKTGRVHLVLEWVPTSSEPNGLDQVLQFYSRQSYQNKTVPSAGLLFVYVEQADGLPVKKSGKDPKVGVELSLGNMSRKTTVCDRTTSPKWNEAFCFPVHDPRQEILILKLSHSWTLPVGSLIVPVRELLAEPDLVLDQWFHLDGASPESQILLRTEFKMLVPTKCPVATEKTKVSVASDPTPAKHQPETDTILRSASVDTPPVETIVPSLLLDEKIHEVKETAADVKEDKVEESQSPAVTQPPHTSPDLTFASEGLLRLILLEAQSLVAKDNIMGGLKKGKSDPYAKISVGEVMFKSAVVKENLNPVWNEMYEVVLRPQSGQEVQVEMFDKDMDKDDFLGRLKISVSDIIHSQFIDQWYTLNDVKSGRVRLILEWVPTVSCNDNLEQVMQLQSLQSYQNKAVPAAALLFVYMDRAHSLPFKKSGKEPKAGAELIFGNTTHRTKVCERSGSPQWSEAFHFSVHDPNQEMLIVKLSSAWDQPMGSLVLPVRQLLSEPQLVLDQWMHLDGALPESEILLRAELKILDTRLTEVPQTSAAASKEEDAPVPTKKTLKPAEGEKKSPNLATNDSPVVVQPAHPESTHDTSHPPAPVEEPAYAEEPLVESHSQVDRDVKPKPVKTEETGLGGLAQATVTGLPTDPAPPPRVTEIPKVAPSLPPHTVPGQDFGKQGVLRIHLLEAQNLVAKDNLMGGMVKGKSDPYVKINIGDIAFRSHVIKENLNPTWNEMYEVVLSGRNDQDIKFEAFDKDIDSDDFLGRFSVKLNEVIRSQYTDQWFTLNDVKSGRVHLILEWVPTVSNAARLEQVLQLQTLQSYQNKAVPSAALLFVYVEAAHSLPFKKSGKEPKAGVELVLSETTYKTKLCDRSASPKWNESFYFMIHDPKHQMLVAKLSSGWDQPMGSLVITVRELLAAPQLVLDQWFHLDGALPDSQILLRAELKILSSKMVEMIGSGTLPCAAPAPGNGQVKLSLSHTSKERKLVVIVHACRGLVSQSKDAVDSYVSLMLLPDKSKATKKKTAVKKRDLNPEYNERFEYDLPEDEARFRRLSVSVKNNSASFRSRDVIGQVQIELAQIDLKSGITDWFTLTDDAE, from the exons atgcaggacgACAAGCCGGAGTCGACCGAAGCCAAGGGCGCCGAGGGTCCGGGCGCAAGCGGCGCCGGGGACAAAGCGTTAAGTAACGTGAGAGAAGCAGAAACCACCAAACCCAAAGGGATCAGCGCCGTGGCTGTGCTGTGGACCTTCGGGAAATGTCTGAGCGCCTTGCTCCCCGTCTATCTGGCCGGTTACTATCGAGTCAGCACCAGCCTGCTGGTGTGCGGCATGATGGTGTACACGGGATGGAAACATGCTCGAGAGGCGAAGGAAGAGCGTCTGAGGTCGGCTATGCAGTTGTTGGACGACGAGGAGGAGTACACGTCCATGAAATCGTCCAAAATCAGGAGAGACCTCCCTGCGTGG gtcaACTTTCCAGATGTGGAGAAGGTTGAATGGCTCAATAAG GTACTGCAGCAGGTGTGGCCGTTTGTGGGCCAATACCTCGAGAAGCTGCTGATGGAAACGATCGCTCCGTCCATCCGAGCTTCAAGTGCTCACCTCCAGACGCTCAGCTTCACCAAAGTGGACATGGGAGACAAG GCCATGAAGGTGGTGGGCATCAAGGCACACACAGAGAACGACAAAGGACAAGTCTTGCTGGACCTCTACATCAG TTACGTTGGAAATGTGGAGATCAATGTCGAAGTGAAAAGATACTTCTGCAAGGCGGGAGTCAAAGGAATACAG CTACATGGGATGATGCGAGTGATTCTGGAGCCTCTGATTGGAGATGTGCCCATAGTTGGTGCCGTCACCATGTTTTTCATCCGTCGGCCT AAACTGGACATCAATTGGACTGGGTTGACCAATTTATTGGACGTTCCTGGACTGAA TGTTATGTCGGACAGCATGATTATGGACGCCATTGCTTCGTTCTTGGTGCTGCCCAATCGTCTCGTTGTCCCACTCGTCCCTGGTTTGCACGTGGCTCAGCTACGCTGTCCGCTACCCAGG GGTGTGGTGCGCATCCACCTGCTGGAGGCACAGAACCTTGTTGCCAAAGATAACTATGTGAAAGGGGTCATGGCGGGCTTATCTGACCCATATGCCATATTAAGGGTGGGACCTCAGACCTTTACCTCCAAACACATCGATAACACAGATTGCCCCAAATGGGGAGAGATGTATGAG GTTATTGTCCATGAAGTGCCGGGTCAAGAGCTGGAGGTGGAGGTTTATGACAAAGACACAGACAAGGATGATTTCTTGGGAAG GACCAAATTAGATCTGGGTATTGTGAAGAAGTCCATTGCGGTTGATGAT TGGTTCACTTTGAAAGACACTCCATCTGGACGCGTTCACTTCAAGCTGGAGTGGTTGGCCTTGCAGCCTAACACTGAACAACTTGAGCAG GTCCTAAAAAGGAATGAAAGCGTCACCAGCAAGAACTCCAACCCCCCCTCTTCAGCTATCTTGGTTGTGTATCTCGACAAAGCTGAGGCACTTCCC ATGAAGAAGGGAAATAAGGAGCCCAACCCCATGGTGCAGATATCTGTGCGGGGAACCACCAGAGACAGCAAG aTTTGCTACACCACGGTCAACCCAGAGTGGGAGGAagcttttactttctttatcCCAGATCCTCGCACTCAGGACATAAACATTCAG GTGAAGGATGCTGACCGCGTGCAGACGTTGGGCAGTTTGACCATCCCGCTGTCCCGCGTACTGGAAACTTCCCATCTTtctctagaccagtggttccaGTTGGAAAACGCCGGATCTGCGAGTCGCATCTACATCAACGCAGTTCTCAGG GTCCTGTGGTTAGACGAGGATCGTATTTCAGCTGAGGTCTCTTCTAATTTGGCAGCTGGACTTTCGAAACAGTTGGCCCATCAGTCCTCCCCTCATCCCAGCTTTGCTAccgag GGACTTCTTCGAATTCACCTACTGGCAGGTCAGAATCTTGTTCCCAAAGACAACCTGATGGGTGGAATGGTGAAAGGCAAGAGCGACCCGTATGTCAAGCTCAACATCGGAGGCGAAACATTCACAAGTCAAGTAATAAAAGGCAATCTGAACCCAACCTGGAATGAGATGTATGAG GTTATTCTGACGCAGCTCCCTGGTCAGGAGCTGCATGTGGAGGTGTTTGACAAAGACATGGATATGAAAGATGACTTCATGGGAAG GCTGAAGATGAGTCTAAAGGATATCACTGACTCTCAGTACATGGACCAG TGGTACACTCTCAGTGATGTGAAGACTGGTCGAGTTCACCTGGTCCTGGAATGGGTTCCAACTTCTTCAGAACCAAATGGTTTGGACCAG GTCCTTCAGTTCTACTCCAGGCAGTCCTACCAAAACAAGACAGTGCCTTCAGCCGGTCTCCTGTTTGTGTATGTTGAACAAGCAGACGGCTTACCG GTGAAGAAAAGTGGAAAGGATCCAAAAGTGGGAGTGGAGTTAAGTCTTGGAAATATGTCACGTAAAACTACA GTGTGTGATCGTACAACCTCACCTAAATGGAACGAGGCGTTCTGCTTCCCTGTTCATGATCCAAGACAGGAAATTCTTATTCTCAAG CTCTCTCACAGCTGGACCCTTCCTGTTGGCTCTCTGATTGTCCCTGTCAGAGAGCTGTTGGCTGAACCAGACCTGGTCTTGGATCAGTGGTTCCATTTGGATGGAGCCTCACCTGAGAGTCAAATCCTGTTAAGAACTGAATTTAAG ATGTTGGTTCCTACCAAGTGTCCTGTTGCTACTGAAAAGACTAAAGTCTCTGTAGCGTCAGACCCCACTCCAGCGAAACACCAGCCAGAGACAGACACAATCCTCAg GTCAGCTTCAGTGGACACCCCTCCTGTGGAAACTATTGTTCCCTCACTGCTTTTGGATGAGAAGATTCATGAAGTAAAGGAAACTGCAGCCGATGTGAAGGAAGATAAAGTGGAAGAATCGCAGAGCCCGGCTGTAACACAACCCCCTCACACATCCCCAGACCTCACCTTTGCCAGTGAG GGACTCCTGAGACTCATCCTGTTGGAGGCTCAGAGTCTGGTCGCTAAAGATAACATTATGGGTGGCCTGAAGAAGGGCAAAAGCGATCCATACGCAAAGATCAGCGTTGGTGAGGTCATGTTTAAAAGCGCTGTGGTGAAGGAGAATCTCAACCCGGTCTGGAATGAGATGTATGAG GTGGTGCTGAGGCCTCAGTCAGGGCAGGAGGTGCAGGTGGAAATGTTTGATAAAGATATGGACAAAGACGACTTCTTGGGCAG GCTCAAAATTAGCGTTTCAGACATCATCCACTCTCAGTTCATAGATCAG TGGTACACCCTGAACGATGTGAAGTCCGGTCGCGTTCGTCTCATTCTGGAGTGGGTCCCAACAGTGTCCTGTAATGACAATCTTGAACAG GTGATGCAGCTGCAGTCTCTCCAGTCTTACCAGAACAAGGCTGTTCCCGCTGCAGCGCTGCTTTTTGTTTACATGGACAGAGCACACTCGTTGCCT TTTAAGAAGAGTGGTAAGGAGCCCAAAGCTGGAGCTGAGCTTATATTTGGGAACACAACTCACAGAACCAAG GTCTGCGAACGCTCCGGATCACCGCAGTGGAGTGAGGCGTTCCACTTCTCGGTTCATGACCCCAACCAAGAGATGCTCATCGTGAAG TTATCCAGTGCATGGGACCAGCCAATGGGATCGCTGGTGCTCCCTGTGAGGCAGCTGCTCTCTGAGCCTCAGCTGGTCCTGGACCAGTGGATGCATCTGGACGGAGCTTTACCTGAAAGTGAAATCCTCCTCAGGGCTGAGCTGAAG ATCCTTGACACACGGTTGACGGAAGTCCCTCAGACGTCGGCCGCTGCTTCAAAAGAAGAGGATGCCCCCGTTCCCACTAAAAAGACACTCAAACCAgctgaaggagagaaaaaaagcccaAACTTGGCAACAAATGA CTCTCCTGTTGTAGTACAGCCTGCACACCCTGAATCCACACATGACACATCCCATCCTCCTGCA CCGGTGGAGGAACCAGCATATGCAGAAGAGCCTCTGGTTGAGTCACACTCTCAGGTTGACAGAGACGTGAAGCCAAAGCCAGTCAAGACTGAGGA GACAGGTTTAGGAGGTCTGGCTCAGGCCACAGTTACAGGTCTACCCACTGACCCAGCACCACCTCCAAGGGTCACAGAAATCCCCAAAGTGGCTCCAAGTCTTCCACCACACACGGTGCCGGGTCAGGACTTTGGAAAACAG GGGGTGCTGAGGATCCACCTGCTGGAAGCCCAGAATCTTGTGGCAAAAGACAACCTAATGGGGGGCATGGTGAAGGGCAAGAGCGATCCTTACGTCAAAATCAATATCGGTGACATCGCTTTTAGAAGTCATGTCATCAAAGAGAATCTAAACCCAACGTGGAACGAAATGTATGAG GTGGTCTTGAGTGGCCGCAACGATCAGGACATCAAGTTCGAAGCATTTGATAAGGATATAGATTCAGATGACTTCTTAGGAAG ATTCTCTGTGAAGCTGAATGAGGTCATCAGATCTCAGTACACAGATCAG TGGTTCACTCTGAACGATGTGAAATCTGGACGAGTTCACCTGATTCTGGAATGGGTTCCTACTGTGTCAAACGCAGCAAGACTAGAACAG GTACTGCAGCTTCAAACCCTCCAGTCCTATCAGAACAAAGCCGTTCCCTCTGCGGCTCTACTCTTTGTCTACGTAGAGGCGGCACACTCACTTCCA TTTAAGAAGAGTGGAAAAGAACCCAAAGCAGGAGTTGAGCTTGTTCTGAGTGAAACAACCTACAAAACTAAA CTGTGTGACCGGAGCGCCAGCCCTAAGTGGAACGAATCTTTCTACTTCATGATCCATGACCCTAAGCATCAGATGCTTGTGGCTAAG TTGTCCAGCGGCTGGGACCAGCCAATGGGATCGCTGGTGATCACTGTCAGAGAGCTGCTCGCGGCTCCACAGCTGGTCCTGGATCAGTGGTTTCATTTAGATGGAGCCTTGCCTGACAGTCAGATCCTGCTGAGGGCTGAACTCAAG ATTCTGAGCTCCAAGATGGTGGAAATGATTGGTTCAGGGACGCTGCCCTGTGCTGCTCCCGCACCTGGAAATGGCCAGGTGAAGTTGTCTCTGTCACACACCTCAAAGGAGAGAAAGCTCGTTGTGATCGTCCATGCCTGCAG AGGTCTGGTGTCTCAAAGTAAGGATGCTGTTGATAGCTACGTCTCCCTCATGCTGCTGCCTGACAAAAGTAAAGCCACTAAGAAAAAGACAGCCGTGAAGAAAAGAGACCTCAACCCGGAGTACAATGAAAG GTTCGAGTATGATCTGCCTGAAGACGAGGCCAGATTCAGGCGCCTCAGTGTGTCGGTGAAGAACAACTCCGCCTCCTTCAGGAGCCGGGATGTTATTGGGCAG GTGCAGATTGAGTTGGCCCAGATTGACCTGAAGTCTGGAATCACTGACTG GTTCACTTTGACTGATGATGCTGAATAG
- the zc3h10 gene encoding zinc finger CCCH domain-containing protein 10, translating to MPDRDSSYLSGGGGSGGALGEEGGPGSSLVGGSADCRGGSGGGVGGNISGSGGMGGGAAPGNSNGFGNGGGGGPGAGLALDGVCRDFIRNVCKRGKRCRFKHPDFNEVPDLGVQKNEFIFCHDYQNKDCMRSNCRFVHGSKEDEDYYKKSGELPPRLRGKVAARLGLSLMDLPLSRGEVPICRDFLKGECQRGNKCKFRHVKKDYEYEPSRAGVGGVVGQGAIGMVNPGGGMGGGGGGVCGGMQGLVGGGGNMMGTGCPSLGSCRDAGLSGVGGMGGGGMSGCLSIGSSGQRRYDRSSVYDPLLESGLFDAGSLEASMDHTALQLKRRRLEGLRLTDGSGGGHYEFGIQAALPPRPLEYRFLEEENSLLRKRVEELKKQVSNLIATNEVLLEQNAQFRSQAKVMTLSSTPAPTEQNLAPPVGAVSSYNHSIAQTHTTLSSAGLQPRPVTQQDLVAPTGAPAAPPTNAAPPSAPPPHLNPEITPLSAALAQTIAQGMAPPVSMAQVAVSVAPVAVSMTQPIPGITMSHATTPMVSYPIASQSMRITTLPH from the exons ATGCCTGACCGGGACAGTTCCTACCTGTCAGGTGGTGGTGGGAGTGGCGGTGCTCTGGGTGAGGAAGGAGGACCTGGGTCTAGTTTGGTGGGGGGCTCGGCGGACTGCAGAGGCGGTTCTGGGGGAGGTGTCGGTGGGAACATCTCTGGCTCAGGGGGCATGGGTGGAGGGGCGGCGCCCGGAAACAGCAATGGTTTTGGGAATGGTGGAGGAGGGGGGCCAGGTGCGGGACTGGCTCTAGATGGTGTTTGCAGGGACTTCATCCGCAACGTCTGCAAGAGAGGGAAGCGCTGCCGCTTCAAACACCCAGACTTTAATGAAGTCCCAGACCTGGGAGTGCAAAAGAATGAGTTCATCTTCTGTCACGACTACCAGAACAAGGACTGCATGCGCTCCAACTGCCGCTTTGTGCACGGGTCCAAAGAGGATGAGGACTATTACAAAAAATCAGGAGAGTTGCCCCCCAGACTACGAGGGAAGGTTGCGGCGCGACTTGGCCTCTCCCTGATGGATCTGCCTCTCAGCCGAGGCGAGGTTCCGATCTGCAGAGACTTCCTTAAGGGGGAATGCCAGCGaggaaacaaatgtaaatttcGCCACGTCAAAAAAGACTACGAATATGAACCTTCAAGAGCTGGGGTGGGTGGGGTCGTGGGGCAGGGAGCCATCGGGATGGTGAACCCGGGCGGAGGGatgggtggaggaggaggaggcgtcTGTGGAGGAATGCAAGGGCTTGTTGGAGGTGGGGGAAACATGATGGGGACGGGTTGCCCCAGCCTGGGCAGCTGCAGAGATGCAGGTCTGTCTGGGGTAGGGGGCATGGGCGGAGGTGGAATGAGCGGTTGTCTGTCCATCGGTTCTTCGGGACAGCGGCGGTATGACAGAAGCTCCGTGTACGACCCGCTGCTCGAAAGTGGGCTGTTTGATGCCGGTTCTTTGGAGGCGTCTATGGATCACActgctctgcagctgaagaggCGGCGGTTGGAGGGGCTTCGGCTGACCGATGGGAGCGGAGGAGGGCACTACGAGTTCGGGATTCAAGCCGCGCTGCCACCTCGTCCTCTGGAGTACAGATTCCTGGAGGAAGAAAATTCCCTGCTGAGGAAGAGAGTGGAAGAGTTGAAGAAACAg GTCTCCAATCTCATTGCCACCAACGAGGTTCTCCTGGAGCAGAACGCCCAGTTTCGGAGCCAAGCCAAGGTGATGACTCTGTCCTCCACACCTGCTCCCACCGAGCAGAATCTGGCGCCCCCTGTGGGCGCAGTGAGCTCCTACAATCACAGCATCGCTCAGACCCACACCACCCTCAGCAGTGCCGGGCTGCAGCCTCGGCCCGTCACTCAGCAAGACCTGGTGGCTCCCACCGGCGCCCCTGCTGCTCCGCCCACCAATGCGGCCCCACCCAGCGCTCCCCCGCCGCACCTCAACCCGGAGATCACGCCGCTCTCGGCTGCCCTCGCGCAGACCATCGCTCAGGGAATGGCGCCACCCGTTTCCATGGCCCAGGTGGCGGTATCCGTGGCACCGGTGGCCGTGTCCATGACCCAGCCTATACCTGGCATCACTATGAGCCACGCCACCACCCCGATGGTATCGTACCCCATCGCAAGTCAAAGCATGAGGATCACGACCCTGCCTCACTGA
- the LOC103465349 gene encoding dnaJ homolog subfamily B member 9-like isoform X1, with protein sequence MAGRGVFHRMRAGLVLLLLCLNEDQQASASETVRSFYDTLNVERTASDTQIKKSFRSLAARYHPDKNKSAQAETTFREIAEAYAVLSDEKKRRLYDSVGHEAFLENQASFEDEDETSFHFSFSDFFQNFHDSAFMDEPQVHWSFFQEEEEEEEEEYIHDRHYSSEESTFSFYFDDGNEEEHYY encoded by the exons ATGGCAGGACGAGGTGTTTTCCACAGGATGCGAGCCGGTTTGGTCTTGTTGCTCCTGTGTCTGAATGAAGACCAGCAAGCCTCAGCCTCGGAGACGGTGAGAAGTTTCTATGACACCCTGAATGTTGAGCGGACAGCCTCGGACACCCAGATAAAAAAGTCTTTTCGCAGCCTGGCAGCGAGGTACCATCCTGATAAGAACAAGAGCGCCCAAGCTGAAACCACTTTTAGGGAGATTGCAGAAG CCTATGCAGTGCTGTCAGATGAGAAGAAAAGGCGTCTGTATGACAGCGTGGGTCATGAGGCCTTCTTGGAAAACCAGGCCTCGtttgaggatgaggatgagacCAGCTTCCACTTTAGTTTCTCAGACTTCTTCCAGAATTTCCATGACAGTGCCTTTATGGACGAACCACAAGTTCACTGGAGCTTCTtccaggaagaggaagaggaagaggaagaggagtacATTCATGACAGACATTACAGCTCTGAAGAGTCTACCTTCAGCTTCTATTTTGATGATGGAAATGAGGAGGAGCATTACTActga
- the LOC103465349 gene encoding dnaJ homolog subfamily B member 9-like isoform X2, protein MKTSKPQPRRRLAARYHPDKNKSAQAETTFREIAEAYAVLSDEKKRRLYDSVGHEAFLENQASFEDEDETSFHFSFSDFFQNFHDSAFMDEPQVHWSFFQEEEEEEEEEYIHDRHYSSEESTFSFYFDDGNEEEHYY, encoded by the exons ATGAAGACCAGCAAGCCTCAGCCTCGGAGACG CCTGGCAGCGAGGTACCATCCTGATAAGAACAAGAGCGCCCAAGCTGAAACCACTTTTAGGGAGATTGCAGAAG CCTATGCAGTGCTGTCAGATGAGAAGAAAAGGCGTCTGTATGACAGCGTGGGTCATGAGGCCTTCTTGGAAAACCAGGCCTCGtttgaggatgaggatgagacCAGCTTCCACTTTAGTTTCTCAGACTTCTTCCAGAATTTCCATGACAGTGCCTTTATGGACGAACCACAAGTTCACTGGAGCTTCTtccaggaagaggaagaggaagaggaagaggagtacATTCATGACAGACATTACAGCTCTGAAGAGTCTACCTTCAGCTTCTATTTTGATGATGGAAATGAGGAGGAGCATTACTActga